From a region of the Candidatus Eisenbacteria bacterium genome:
- a CDS encoding substrate-binding domain-containing protein: MTKAASITLATGIAALALASCSPRQGGSLTLKGSDTMVILGQRWAEAYMKAHPGTVVQVTGGGSGTGIAALINGTTDICMSSRPMKEEERAQIAQKFGSPPQEIA; the protein is encoded by the coding sequence ATGACGAAGGCTGCAAGCATCACACTCGCCACCGGGATCGCGGCGCTCGCCCTGGCCAGCTGCTCGCCGCGTCAGGGCGGATCCCTGACGCTCAAGGGCTCCGACACCATGGTGATCCTGGGCCAGCGCTGGGCGGAGGCTTACATGAAGGCTCATCCCGGAACGGTGGTCCAGGTGACGGGAGGCGGATCGGGCACCGGGATCGCGGCGCTGATCAACGGCACCACCGACATCTGCATGTCGTCGCGTCCCATGAAAGAGGAGGAGCGCGCGCAGATCGCGCAGAAGTTCGGATCTCCGCCGCAGGAGATCGC